The nucleotide window CGCTCATAAAAGGTATATTGGGCTGTGTTGCTGCATAATCGATTACCTTTATAAACTCGGTAGCAGCCTGATCATATTCCGCATCGCCCCCTTCTCCACCTTCTACACCATAGTCAAGTATGACATCCACGTTATACCTACCCAAAGTCTGCGCTACGCCAGCTGTTTGCTGCAGTGTTTCGCCCCCGGCAAATTGTTTAAAGATCGTTCCACGTATTAATCCTTTAACAGGCAATTTGGCCCTGATAGCCCAGGGGGTGAGCCGCGTACCCAATTTTACCAGCATGGGATTACCCATCAAACCAAACAGGGTGCGGGCCTGCTTCAGCTCTTTGTCTGATTTATATTGAAAAGCAAATTCTGTATTATTAAAAGATATTCCGGGTACGCTCATGGCGGCAAAAATAGCATGAAGCATTTTATTTTAATGCAATTGTTTGCACAACCGTTTGAGCAAACGAGCTCCCAGCTTACTACTTAAGCACTCAGGTACCATTTCGCTGATGTACGGCTACAAGCCTGTATAAACGGCAATAAAAAATGCCATGCTTTGACACATGGCATATAAAACAAATAAAACAGATACGCTCTTTTATAATAGCCCTGCTAATTCCAGGCTCTTCTTTCTCAGTTTCCGCTCCTCAATGCTTTCCAGTATAGGATCCGGCTCAAGAATCAAAGAAGTGCCGTTTTCTTTCCACCAGGTGCTGTTCTTCAACTTTTGCAAGGCTATTACCCCCGACAAATACTTTCTATCTTCCTGTGCATGCCACTGCTCAATCCATTCAAAATCTTCAGTGGGAACGTTCTTAACATCACTGAAACTCACATAAACCTTCAAATAAATATCGTCGTTTAATTGATTAGGCTCATGATGGTACAACTTCTTATATTCATACTTATAACCATATCGCAGTGCGGACAGATCGCTCAAAACAGCAGAAGCTGTAGGGAAACTGCCGGCCCCTTTACCATAAAAAAACTGTTGGTCGGCAAAGCCACTTTCAATAACAACACCATTGTACTCATTCTTTACAAAGGATAACGGATTATCTGCCGTAACAAACTGGGGTAACACAAACGCACCCACCCCACCACCGGTCAGCTTTTTAGCCTGAGCTACCAAACGGATCTGTTGCCCGCGTGCTTTGGCTACCGCCGCGTCCGACTTGTGAATATTCTGAATTCCCGTGAATAAGATCTGGTCGGGTGTTGTAATAATACCATAAGCATGACAAAGGAAAATCGCCCATTTGTTCAAGGCATCAAATCCCTCCACATCAAGGGTAGGGTTGCTCTCGGCAAAGCCTAATTGTTGCGCTAACAATAAAGCTTCTTTGAAACCCAGATTTTCATCGAACATTTTAGTAAGAATGAAATTCGTGCTCCCGTTTACAATGGCACGTATGCTATGTAGTAAATCATTGTCGTAATATTCCTCCAGGTTACGGATAGCAGGTATAGAAGCACATGCCGAAGACTCATACAAAAAGGACTTTCCTGTTTTTTGTTGTAAATCCAGCAACTCCTGGAGATGCTCGGCAATCATCTTTTTACTGGAGCTCACCACCTCTTTTTTATTTTTCAAAGCGGTCTTTACGATTTCGAAAGCAGCAACAGAGTCATCAATCACTTCCACTATCACGTTAATCTCTTTATCTTCCAGCAGGTCATTTTTATCTGTAGTAAAAAGCTCATCCGGCGCATTTCGTTTCTTACCCGGATTTTTAATACATACTTTTTTAATAGAAGCACTTAAAGACGGGGTTTGCTTCAGTACTTTATATAATCCTTCCCCTACCACTCCAAAACCAAACATCCCAATCACCAATTGTCTATGTTTACTCATTATATTATAGTTGTAAAATTTTAATTATTCATTGCTCATTACCTGTTCTTTCTCCAGAAAATGGCTGATCGCCTCCGTGAGTTGTTCAAACTCCAATAAAAATCCGTCATGTCCATAGTCGGATAAAATCAATTTCACATGTGCTTCCGGGATATGACTGGCTATAAATTCCTGCTCATAGGGAGGAAACAGGATATCCCCCTCCATACTCAATGCCAGGGTTTTCGCTTGAATGCTGTTTAAAGCGGCTACCACGCTCCCCCTGCC belongs to Niabella yanshanensis and includes:
- a CDS encoding homoserine dehydrogenase, which codes for MSKHRQLVIGMFGFGVVGEGLYKVLKQTPSLSASIKKVCIKNPGKKRNAPDELFTTDKNDLLEDKEINVIVEVIDDSVAAFEIVKTALKNKKEVVSSSKKMIAEHLQELLDLQQKTGKSFLYESSACASIPAIRNLEEYYDNDLLHSIRAIVNGSTNFILTKMFDENLGFKEALLLAQQLGFAESNPTLDVEGFDALNKWAIFLCHAYGIITTPDQILFTGIQNIHKSDAAVAKARGQQIRLVAQAKKLTGGGVGAFVLPQFVTADNPLSFVKNEYNGVVIESGFADQQFFYGKGAGSFPTASAVLSDLSALRYGYKYEYKKLYHHEPNQLNDDIYLKVYVSFSDVKNVPTEDFEWIEQWHAQEDRKYLSGVIALQKLKNSTWWKENGTSLILEPDPILESIEERKLRKKSLELAGLL